The sequence CCTCCTCGACTTTTCCGGATACCTTCCTCTTGTCTTTCTCGCCGTGCATCCTGATGCCGTATGCGACATTGTCAAATATGGAGAGCGGGAGCGGTAAGGGCAGCGCAAATACCATCCCGATCCTCCTCCGCAATGCTTCGACATCGATCGCCCTGACATCCTCTCTCTCAAGCTCTACCAGGCCGTCCATCCTGAAATTGAGATTAAGGTCATTAAGCCGGTTGAGCGTCCTTAAGAAGGTCGTCTTCCCGCTGTTCGAGGGTCCGATGACGCTCAGGATCTCATGCTCCAGGACCTCCGTCTCCACGTCTTTCAATACGTGCGTGGCGCCGAACCAGACGTTGAGCTTATGCACTTCTATCTTTACCATTTCTTTTTCTTCCTGAACTTGTAACGTATTATTATCGCGACCAGGTTCATGAAAAGGACGAGCGCAAGCAACACAAAGGCGGTGCCATAACGTATCTTCTCGTCCACATTAGGCACCTGTGTCGATATGACATACAGGTGGTACGGCAGGGCCATCGCCTGGTCGAATACGGATTTCGGCAGCTGCGGCAGATAAAACGCGGCGACAGTGAAGAGGATCGGCGCCGTCTCGCCCGCAGCCCTGCCGAGGCCGAGAATGGTCCCGGTAAGTATACCCGGTATAGCGTTTGGCAGGACTATGTGCCGGATCGTCTGCCATTTGCTTGCCCCGAGAGAGAGGCTCACCTCGCGGAATGACTGCGGCACGCTTTCAAGGGCTTCCCGCGAGGAGGTGATTATTATCGGCAATATCATGATCCCGAGCGTTAGCGAGCCGGAGAGTATCGATGCGCCGAACTTGAAGAAGACCACGAATAGCGCAAGCCCAAAAAGGCCATAGACGACGGACGGTACTCCCGCGAGGTTCACGATCGCGAGTTTGATCAGCCGGTTCAATATGTTGTCGCTGGAATATTCGCTCAGATATATGGCGGCCAGGAGCCCTATCGGCAGCGCAAAGACTATGGCGCCGGTCACGAGATATACAGTCCCGACGATGGCAGGATATATCCCGCCTGAGCGCATCCCCTGCCTCGGGATATCGGTAAGGAACTGCCAGCTTATAGCCGGCAGGCCCTTCTGGATGATGATGACGACGATCATCCCCACCGGCACCACTATCAGGAGGGTCGCCAGGAAAAGGAGAAAGAAGGCTATATTCTGTGTTCTATGCGGATCGCGCATCACTGCCTCTTGTGCAGGAAAAGGTCCGCGGTCACATTGATCGCGAAACTGATTATGAACAATACTATGCCTATGGCAAAGAGCGCGAAATAATGCTCGCTCCCCACCACCGCCTCGCCCATCTCCGCTGCGATAGTTGCTGTGAGCGTCCTCACCGGGACGAAAATGCTCTGCGGGATGACTGCGGCATTGCCCGTTATCATCATCACCGCCATGGTCTCACCGATCACCCGTCCTATACCAAGCATGATCGCCGCAAGGATGCCGCTCGAGGCCGCCGGAAGCATCACGCGCCATATCGTCTGCCAGTGCGTAGCGCCGAGCGCCAGGGCCCCTTCCTTGTATGTCCTGGGGATAGAATAAAGCGCGTCTTCGGCGATCGAGACGATGGTGGGCATGGCCATGAACGCGAGCATGATAGAGCCGGATAGCGCCGTCAGCCCGGTCGGCAGGTGAAATACGGTCTTTACGAACGGCACGAGCGTCACCATCCCGATGAAACCGAGCACTACGCTCGGTATCGCCGCCAGAAGTTCTATGCCTGCCTTAAGGACCTCTTTCGTCTTTGCCGGGGCTATCTCTGCAATGTATATGGCGCATCCGATACCGATCGGGATCGAGATGATAGCCGCCCCCGCGGTCACGAGAAGCGAGCCGAGGATAAGGGGAAATATCCCGAGCTGAGGCGGTTCCGATATGGGATACCAGCTCTTTCCAAAAAGGAACTTCAGGGGGCTCTCGATCCTGAATACGGCAAGCCCCTCCTTGAGCAGGAAGAGGAATATCAATATCACAAAGAATATTGATGCCAGTCCGCAAACGAATATCATTTTTTCAATTATCGATTCTTTGATCTTCCGCATCTCGATACTCCTAACCCCCAACTCCTAACTCCTGACTACTGAACCGGCACAAAATCGGTTGCCAGCACAATATCCTGGCCTTCTTTTGAAAGCGTAAAATCCACGAATTTTTTCGTCAGACCTGCCGGCTCTCCGTTCGTGTAAAGGAAGAGGGGCCGCGATATCGGATAACTGCCGTTCAGCACATTTTCTATGGACGGCGTGACGAAGCCGGATGCCTCATCTTTTGCTACGGCGACCGGTTTTTGCTTTGAAGAGATATAGCCCATGCCGTAATAGCCTATGGAGGCCGGATTGGTCGCGACCTCATCGGCTATGGCCTGTGACGACGACAGCATCAGGGCGCCCGGCGCAAACTCTTCCCTGCTATTGGGGTCCATCTTTCTCAGGACATGCTCTTTAAAATAGACATGCGTCCCGGAATTGACCTCTCGCGACAGTATGACGATCGTCTCATCGGCGCCGCCGAGTTCCTTCCAGTTCTTTATCCTGCCGGTGAATATCCCCGCCAGCTGATCCATAGTAAGCTTATCTACGGGATTTTTGACATTCACCACTACCGCAAGTCCGTCAAGAGCGACCTTTATCTCGTTGGGATATATGCCCTTATTCCCGGCCAGCGCGATCTCTTTCTCCTTTATGTTCCTTGAGCTCATGGCTATATCGCAAGTGCCGCTTATGAGGCTTGAAAAACCCGTCCCGGACCCGCCTCCCGTGACTGCCACAAAGTCCGAGGCGTTCTTTTCCATGAATACTTCAGCCCATGCCTGGCCCAGGTTGACCATAGTATCAGAGCCCTTCACCTGTATCGAATTGTCATTTTTCGCGGCGAATGCCGGCGCGGCAAGTGTCATTGCCGCCAGTATCAGTAACCATTTTTTAAGCATATATCCCTCCTCTTTCTTAATTGAATTATACATTATCGATATTATATCCGTATTAACCCGATGTTAAATCCGTGTAAAATATTAAAAGGCTATTTTCAGCTTCGTCCCCAGGATGTTTGACGATGACCACTTATCCGCCCTTATCCTGTTCTCCCTGAGCAGATAATATACGTCGAATTTCAGATATTTTGCCAGGCCCAATTCCATGCCCGCATAAAACCTGTTCTCGTTAAACCCGGCAGAATTAGAGACGATGAAGATCTCATCCGATATGTAGGGCGTTATCTTGATCTTTTTAAGATCGATCGGATATTTGAGCGCGAATTTATTGCGATATCGTATGAAATCATCCTTATATCGGAAGTGCCTGTATTCGAGCCGGTTCCGGTCTTCGAACTTGAATTTCCACAGATCCAGCTTGACCGTTGCGCTCACGTGAGGCCTGTTCTCTTCCCTCCACTTCTGTTTGTACCTTTCATAGACCTGGCGGTAGTTAAATCCGATATCGAGCCTCTTATCGAATCCATAAACGACGCCCCAGTCATAGTGCTGGTAGTATAATTCGGATGCGTCTTCGCCGAAACGCCACTCCTCTTCCTGCGTCAGTTTTGTCCCCTTACCGATCCCCGCCTCCTGATTTTCGGTATGCCAGATCTGGAAATCGCCGTTGTCGTAGGCGTATCCTTCAGCGGCTGCAGCCCACAGAAAGACGCCTGCCGCCAAAACCTTCACTCTATACTTCCGCATAGCACACTCCTTTCTTTTTGAAAAGAGTATACAATATCGATATTAAATCCGCTTCAAGGAGAGGTAAAATATGGGTAAAACCATGGAAAGGGTATTATCGCCTTGGGAGGACCAACCAGAACTTCGAGCCGAAACCTTCGGTGCTCTCCACCCCCACGCTGCCGTTATGCAGTTCGACGATATGCTTGACGATGGAGAGGCCCAGGCCCGTTCCTCCGAGTTCGCGCGAGCGCGCTTTGTCCACCCGGTAGAACCGCTCAAATATGCGGGCGATATCTTTATCGGGGATACCTATGCCGGAATCTTCTATTATTATCTTTATGCTGTCATTCAGGTCCCGGCTGTAGATCTTGATGGTCCCTTTTTCCTTGTTGAATTTTATGGCATTATCGATAAGGTTCGTAAAGACCTGCTCCATCCTGTCCTTATCCGCCCTGATCGAAAGGTCTGCCGCCAACTCATCCCTGACCTCTATCTTCTTCTTCTTTAACTGAGACCCGAACCCGGATATGACCCCCTCGGCAAGTCGGCGCAGGTTTATATCCCCCTTCTCCAGGGCTGCCTCTTTCGACTCAAGATGCGACAGGGAGAGCAGGTCATTGACCAGATTGTTGAGCCGCTCGGCGTGCTCCTGGATTATCGCCAGGAAGTTACGGCTATTCTCTTTATCGTCTAGGGCGCCCTCAAGGAGCGTCTCTATGAACCCCTTTATGGAAGTGAGCGGCGTCTTCAGTTCATGGGACACGTTGGCGATAAAATCGCTGCGCATCGTCTCAAGCTTCCTTATCTCGGTTATATCATGGATGACCACCAGGCACCCCGCCACTTCATTATTGTCAAAAATGGGAGTTGCGCTGATCTCGGATATCTTGCGTATAGGGTAGATAAGCGTCAATTCTGCCGACACGGGCTCTCCTTTTTCCAATACAGAATTTATGACGTCCGAGATATTATTGTTGCGTATGACCTCCAGGAAGGTCTTCTTCTCCGCGTCTTTTTTAGAGACCGCGAATATCTTCTCTATGGTAGGGTTTATAGAGATTATGCGGCCTTCTTTATCTACGACGATGACCCCCTCTATCATGCTGTTGAAGATCGCGGCGAGCTTCTGGTTTTGCGTCTTGACCTCTTTGATCTTATCTTCTATGTCCTGGGCCATCCTGTTCAGGGTATTCGCAAGCTCCCCTATCTCGTCTTTAGGGCCTTGGAGTATCCTGCGGCTAAAGTCGCCTTCCGAAAATCGACGCGAAACATGTATCATCCTGTTGATCGGCCGGATAGTACTCCCTGCCACTATATATCCCAGGATCAAAGCCAATAGAAGCGCAAAGATAAGCCCTATTACGACTATCCTTCTGATGGTGGATAACGTTCTCTGCACGCTCTCCAGCGGCAACGCCAACCTCAGGATACCGTTAATTTCACCATCATCTTTAAGAGGCAGCGCCACATAGAGCATATCTATCTTGATGGTCGAAGAATAGCGCGTATCGATGCCGATATTACCCGCTAAGGCGGCCATTACCTCCGGGCGATTGATATGGTTCTCCATGTGCGCTATCTCTTGCTTTGGTTTTTCGGAATCGGCAAGCACCATGCCTCTCCTGTCGATGACAGTGATACGGCAGCTTGTCCTGGATCCCAGGGTCTTTACTAAAATACCCAGGGAGGCGGGGTCTTCCCTTTTTATGCTTTCGGCAGTGATCTGGTCCTCGATAAGACGGGCCTGGGTGATAAGGGACGATTCGATATTATGGAGAGAATTTTCTTCGAGCTTTTTGTCCAGGAAGAAGGCTATGAAGGCGAACGATACCAGTATCACGAGGACATATGAAAGGATAAGCTTTGACCTGAAACTTCTCTTGATAGCCATCCGGCCCCTACTCTTCGTCTTCGAATCTATACCCGTAATTCTTTACGGTAACGATACGCCTTGACTCGCCCTTTAACTTCTTACGCAGTGTCCTTATATGCACATCTACGGTCCGGGTCTGTATCTCCAGGGCCTGGTCGAATCCCCATATCGTATCCAGAAGATGGTCCCGCGACAAGACCCTGCCCTTTGATATCATCAGTGTCTTAAGAAGCTCGAACTCTTTTCCGGTGAGCTCTACCGGCTTACCCTTAAGGGTCACCGCGATCTTAGCCAGATCTACGGTCAGGTCGCCTGCCTTCAGCACCTCCGGCATCTTCTCTTTCTCTTTGCCGCGGCGCAGGACCGCCTTTATCCGCGCGATCAATTCCCTGGGGCTGAAGGGCTTGGTCACATAGTCATCCGCCCCTAACTCAAGCCCCACGATCTTGTCCGACTCCTGGCTCTTTGCTGTCAGCATGATGACCGGGACCGACGCGGTCTTACTGTCACCCTTGAGCTTTTTACAGACCTCTAAACCATCCATACCCGGGAGCATGAGGTCCAGGATGATCAGGTCCGGGGGAGCGCCCCTGGCCGAATCTACGGCATCTTCCCCGTTACGGACAGAGAGGGTCCTGAACCCCTCCTTCTTGAGGTTATAGTCAAGCATCTTGACTATATCTTTTTCGTCTTCTACGATCAGTATCGTCTCTTTCATTCCTCACCCTGCAGGTAAGCGCTTTTACGCCCTTATTTTACCACTTTCCGGGAAGATATTGAAGCAAGATTACATCTAGAGACGTTTTCCAAGTTGTGCTGGAACCTGTACCCATCAAGAAGCACATGGCGAAAATTTTAAAAAAAGTTGCAATAATTTTCAAGATTTTGGCATCTATATATATGGGAGGTGGCCATGCCAACAGGACCAAGAATCATATTGGATAATGTACTATATCACATTATGGATAGAGGCAATCAAAAACAGGCGGTATTTATAGATAGTTCAGATTTTGATACTTATCGTAAAAGGCTACGTTTATATAAAAAGAGGTACAAATTTAAGCTATATGGATATTGTCTCATGAAGAATCACATCCATTTACTAGGAGAGATTGATAAAAAAGAAGATCTGGCAAAATTTATGCATGGCTTAACACGATCGTACACTGCTTATTTTAACAAAAAATACGATAAAGTGGGACAGCTATGGCAAGGAAGATTTATCAGCAAAATAGTCGCAAAAGACGAATATGCGATCGGATGCATAAATTATATAGAACATAATCCGGTTCGTGCCGGTATAACGATAGCTCCATATGATTATGAATGGTCTAGCTATAAAGAGAGGGTTTTAGAACAAAACTCGAAGGGGAATCTGCTGAATTCACTGAGCTTATAGGTACAGGTTCCCGAAGGAATTGGAAAACGTCTCTGGATAAATTTGGGGAAGGATTCGGTCCTCCGCTCGCAGAGCTCGCTCCTGAACGGCCAAATTACAGGTCACGAAGTGACACCTATGTAAAGAGGATGAGATCTTAAGAGAAGGAGAAATATTCTCCTTCTCTTAAATACAGGTTAATTCAGTATGCCTTGTTGAATTCATTTACGGAGGGGGTGACAGTGAGCGTCCGGGGTGTATGCTTATATGAGCGAACGCCATGGAGGGGGAACCCAAGGTTCCCCCTATGGAATTCTGAGGATTCACAAGACCTACCTAATCTATCTCTGGGTGGTCGCAGTGAATCCGAAGAATGGTGGTGAGGGAAGGATTCGAACCTTCGAAGGCGTGAGCCGTCAGATTTACAGTCTGATCCATTTGGCCGCTTTGGTACCTCACCGAAATTTATATGCAATAGCTATGGAGCTAGCAGAGGGGATCGGCTACTCCGGCGTCCAGAGGCCGCCTCCGTAGCCAGCCGGCTCGCTGTCGTCCAGAGGACTCTTCCTCCCTCCGGTCGGCGCTCGCCGGCTTCAATTCCTCACAACATGTCTCCATAGGTAATAGACCTGGAGCTAGCGGGAGGAATTGAACCCCCGACCTGAGGTTTACAAAACCCCTGCTCTACCAGCTGAGCTACGCTAGCGTCCTTAAAACCTCGGGTAGTTTATTTAAAAGATCGGTAGCAACGAGGCTTAAGGGACCTTTCTCCTTAAGCGCCAGGTCGCCGGCAAGGCCGTGGAAGTATACCGCGAGCGCCGATGCAGAGACCGGGTCCATCCCCTGCCCTATGAAGCTCGCGACTATACCCGTCAGCACATCGCCGACACCGCCGGTCGCCATGCCGGGGTTACCGGTCCTGTTTATGTAAAGCTCTCCGCCAGGCCCGGCCACCACGGTCTCGTGCCCCTTTAAAATTAAGACAATATTATACTCGCCGGCAAACTGGAGCGCAATCTCTTTTCTGTTCTTTTGTATATCCCCTGTTTCTTTGCCGGTCAGCCGCGCCATCTCGCCCGGATGGGGTGTCAGGACAACCGGCTTTTTGACGTTCTTCAATATGGGGAGGTGCCCGGCGAGCGCATTCAGGCCGTCGGCATCGAGGACCATCGTCTTATCCAGCTTCGTCACCAGGTTACGTACCAGGGTCTGTGTCTCCCTGTTCTGCGAAATGCCCGGCCCGATCGCGACGCAGTTGCATCCTTCGGCGAACGCCAGGAGCTCCTTCTCCGCAAGTAAACTCAGCGACCCGTCGCGCGTCTCGAAGAACGGCCGGACCATGACCTCTGTGAGCTTCGCCGCCAGTATCGGATGTACGCTCTTCCCTGCCGCGAGCGTTACTAGGCCGCTCCCTGCCAATAAGGCCGCCTGGCCTGTGAGGTACGGCGCCCCCGTGTAACCCGACGAGCCTGCCATGACAAGGACGTGGCCATAATCCCCCTTATGGGAGTCGGCGGCCCTCTTCGGGAACTTCTCGAGTATCCCGCGTATCTCTATCTCCACTATCTCCCCTTCCTGACAAGTATGACGTTCGCGACCGCGTAATTTTTCGAATGGGCCATGCTCACGATCACGTTGTTTATCTTCTTCTTCTTCTTCAATTTGAGCGCGTCGTCATGGAACTCTATGACCGGCTTCCCTTCGCGGTCATTGAAGACCTCTATCTCGGTCCATTTGATGGGGTTGGCATGCGGTTCGCCGAACGCCTTTACGACCGCCTCTTTTGCGGCGAACCTGGCGGCAAAGTGCTGGTGCGCGAACCGTTTTGAGCTCGAGTAGGATATCTCTTTGGGCGTGAATATCTTGGTCAGGAAGTTATCGCCCCATTTCTGTATGGCCTCCCGCATCCGGAAGACCTC is a genomic window of Candidatus Omnitrophota bacterium containing:
- the pstA gene encoding phosphate ABC transporter permease PstA, which gives rise to MRDPHRTQNIAFFLLFLATLLIVVPVGMIVVIIIQKGLPAISWQFLTDIPRQGMRSGGIYPAIVGTVYLVTGAIVFALPIGLLAAIYLSEYSSDNILNRLIKLAIVNLAGVPSVVYGLFGLALFVVFFKFGASILSGSLTLGIMILPIIITSSREALESVPQSFREVSLSLGASKWQTIRHIVLPNAIPGILTGTILGLGRAAGETAPILFTVAAFYLPQLPKSVFDQAMALPYHLYVISTQVPNVDEKIRYGTAFVLLALVLFMNLVAIIIRYKFRKKKKW
- the pstC gene encoding phosphate ABC transporter permease subunit PstC is translated as MRKIKESIIEKMIFVCGLASIFFVILIFLFLLKEGLAVFRIESPLKFLFGKSWYPISEPPQLGIFPLILGSLLVTAGAAIISIPIGIGCAIYIAEIAPAKTKEVLKAGIELLAAIPSVVLGFIGMVTLVPFVKTVFHLPTGLTALSGSIMLAFMAMPTIVSIAEDALYSIPRTYKEGALALGATHWQTIWRVMLPAASSGILAAIMLGIGRVIGETMAVMMITGNAAVIPQSIFVPVRTLTATIAAEMGEAVVGSEHYFALFAIGIVLFIISFAINVTADLFLHKRQ
- a CDS encoding phosphate ABC transporter substrate-binding protein, giving the protein MLKKWLLILAAMTLAAPAFAAKNDNSIQVKGSDTMVNLGQAWAEVFMEKNASDFVAVTGGGSGTGFSSLISGTCDIAMSSRNIKEKEIALAGNKGIYPNEIKVALDGLAVVVNVKNPVDKLTMDQLAGIFTGRIKNWKELGGADETIVILSREVNSGTHVYFKEHVLRKMDPNSREEFAPGALMLSSSQAIADEVATNPASIGYYGMGYISSKQKPVAVAKDEASGFVTPSIENVLNGSYPISRPLFLYTNGEPAGLTKKFVDFTLSKEGQDIVLATDFVPVQ
- a CDS encoding DUF2490 domain-containing protein, which translates into the protein MRKYRVKVLAAGVFLWAAAAEGYAYDNGDFQIWHTENQEAGIGKGTKLTQEEEWRFGEDASELYYQHYDWGVVYGFDKRLDIGFNYRQVYERYKQKWREENRPHVSATVKLDLWKFKFEDRNRLEYRHFRYKDDFIRYRNKFALKYPIDLKKIKITPYISDEIFIVSNSAGFNENRFYAGMELGLAKYLKFDVYYLLRENRIRADKWSSSNILGTKLKIAF
- a CDS encoding ATP-binding protein; the encoded protein is MAIKRSFRSKLILSYVLVILVSFAFIAFFLDKKLEENSLHNIESSLITQARLIEDQITAESIKREDPASLGILVKTLGSRTSCRITVIDRRGMVLADSEKPKQEIAHMENHINRPEVMAALAGNIGIDTRYSSTIKIDMLYVALPLKDDGEINGILRLALPLESVQRTLSTIRRIVVIGLIFALLLALILGYIVAGSTIRPINRMIHVSRRFSEGDFSRRILQGPKDEIGELANTLNRMAQDIEDKIKEVKTQNQKLAAIFNSMIEGVIVVDKEGRIISINPTIEKIFAVSKKDAEKKTFLEVIRNNNISDVINSVLEKGEPVSAELTLIYPIRKISEISATPIFDNNEVAGCLVVIHDITEIRKLETMRSDFIANVSHELKTPLTSIKGFIETLLEGALDDKENSRNFLAIIQEHAERLNNLVNDLLSLSHLESKEAALEKGDINLRRLAEGVISGFGSQLKKKKIEVRDELAADLSIRADKDRMEQVFTNLIDNAIKFNKEKGTIKIYSRDLNDSIKIIIEDSGIGIPDKDIARIFERFYRVDKARSRELGGTGLGLSIVKHIVELHNGSVGVESTEGFGSKFWLVLPRR
- a CDS encoding response regulator — encoded protein: MKETILIVEDEKDIVKMLDYNLKKEGFRTLSVRNGEDAVDSARGAPPDLIILDLMLPGMDGLEVCKKLKGDSKTASVPVIMLTAKSQESDKIVGLELGADDYVTKPFSPRELIARIKAVLRRGKEKEKMPEVLKAGDLTVDLAKIAVTLKGKPVELTGKEFELLKTLMISKGRVLSRDHLLDTIWGFDQALEIQTRTVDVHIRTLRKKLKGESRRIVTVKNYGYRFEDEE
- a CDS encoding transposase, whose protein sequence is MPTGPRIILDNVLYHIMDRGNQKQAVFIDSSDFDTYRKRLRLYKKRYKFKLYGYCLMKNHIHLLGEIDKKEDLAKFMHGLTRSYTAYFNKKYDKVGQLWQGRFISKIVAKDEYAIGCINYIEHNPVRAGITIAPYDYEWSSYKERVLEQNSKGNLLNSLSL
- a CDS encoding NAD(P)H-hydrate dehydratase; the protein is MEIEIRGILEKFPKRAADSHKGDYGHVLVMAGSSGYTGAPYLTGQAALLAGSGLVTLAAGKSVHPILAAKLTEVMVRPFFETRDGSLSLLAEKELLAFAEGCNCVAIGPGISQNRETQTLVRNLVTKLDKTMVLDADGLNALAGHLPILKNVKKPVVLTPHPGEMARLTGKETGDIQKNRKEIALQFAGEYNIVLILKGHETVVAGPGGELYINRTGNPGMATGGVGDVLTGIVASFIGQGMDPVSASALAVYFHGLAGDLALKEKGPLSLVATDLLNKLPEVLRTLA
- the acpS gene encoding holo-ACP synthase — its product is MIAGAGVDIVEVFRMREAIQKWGDNFLTKIFTPKEISYSSSKRFAHQHFAARFAAKEAVVKAFGEPHANPIKWTEIEVFNDREGKPVIEFHDDALKLKKKKKINNVIVSMAHSKNYAVANVILVRKGR